The region GTCGATCCCGACCAGCGCATGAGCTACGACCTACCCTACGATCCGCTGATCTCCGGCGAGCGCCGCGGCCCGACCCTGCTCGATCCGCCGCAGCCGCTCGACGTCCGTTCCCTGATCGCGCGGCGAGCCTATCGGGAACTGACCGAGGGCGACGTCATCAATTTCGGCGTCGGCATCGGCGAGGGCGTCGCCAAGATGGTGGCGGAGCGCGGCGAGGTCGGGCGCTACTACCAGACGATCGAGCACGGGACCTATGGCGGCTCGCTGCTGGTCGGGCTGCTCTTCGGCTTCGCGCGCAGCGCTTCGGCCATGATCGACGGGCCCTCCCAGTTCGATTTCTATGCCGGCGGCGGGCTCGACACCGCCTTCCTCGGTTTCGGAGAGCTCGATGAGGCGGGTGACGTCAACGTCTCCAAGCTCGGCGGCCTGACCGTCGGTCCGGGCGGCTTCATGGACATCGCCCAGAATGCGAAGAAGGTTGTGTTCTGCGGGACCTTCGACACCAAGGGCAGCAAGCTTCAGGTCGGCGACGGCAAGCTGACGATCGCGCAGCACGGCCATGTGCGAAAGCTCGTCGGCAAGGTCGAGCAGATCACCTATTCCGGCAGGCAGGCGCTGAAGCGCGGTCACAAGGCGGTGTTCGTGACGGAGCGGGCTGTCTTCCACCTCGAAAACGAGGGGCTCGTCCTGAGCGAGGTCGCGCCGGGGGTGGATATCCGCCACGACATCCTCGAACGGATGGACTTCATGCCGCTTATCCCCCGCGATCCGAAGCTCATGGACAGCGCGATCTTCACCGACTGAACCAGCCTTCGATCCGTTCCGAGGACATCATGGATTATCGTAATCTCGGTCGCACCGGCCTCAAAGTATCGCGCATCGCGCTGGGCTGCATGAGCTATGGCGACCCGACGCGCGGCAACCATAACTGGGTGATGGGTGAGGAGGAGGGGCGCCCCTTCATCCGCAAGGCGCTGGAAGCCGGCATCAACTTCTTCGACACGGCGAACGTCTATTCGGACGGCGCGAGCGAGGAGGTGCTCGGTCGGGCCATTCGCGACTTCACCCCGCGCGACGCCGTCGTCATCGCCACCAAGGTCTATGGCCGCATGCGCCCCGACGCCAATGGGCAAGGCCTGTCGCGCAAGGCGATCTTCGCTGAAATCGACGCGAGCCTGAAGCGTCTCGGCACGGACTATGTCGATCTCTACCAGACCCATCGCTGGGACTACGAGACCCCGATCGAGGAAACGCTGGAAGCGCTCAGCGACGTCGTCAAGGCGGGCAAGGCCCGCTATATCGGCGCCTCGTCCATGCATGCCTGGCAGTTCATGAAGGCGCTGGGCTTGCAGCGCCAGCACGGCTGGGAGCGGTTCGTCTCGATGCAGAACCATCTTAACCTGCTCTACCGCGAAGAGGAGCGGGAGATGCTGCCGCTCTGCCGTTCCGAGGGGATCGGCGTCGTGCCGTGGTCGCCCCTGGCGCGCGGGCGGCTGACGCGGCCCTGGCAGGACGAGCCCGCGACGGCGCGCGCCGCAGCCGACGAAGTCGGCAAGGGCTTCTACGATAAGACGAAGAGCGCGGACCGCGCCGTGGTCGAACGGGTCGGGGACATTGCGGAGCAGCGTGGCTTGCCACGCGCGCAAATCGCTCTTGCCTGGCTGCTTCAGAAAGAGGGAGTGACCGCCCCGCTCGTGGGGGCGACTAAGTTGGCACAACTTGAGGATGCCCTGGCGGCGCTGACGCTCAAGCTTTCCGATGCGGAAGTCCACGCATTAGAAGAGCCATACGTTGCCCACGAAGTGTCAGGCTTTGTCTGACACCGAACCGGCTCGCGCCCATCGGTTAGCGATGTCGGTCACCAATGCATTTGGCCTAACCGCCCAGGTGCCGGTTCGGTCGGTCTACTTGGCCGGCGGCGGGCATGACTTCAGTTCTGAGCGGTCCGTCGAGACTATGACGCGGGCAGGCGCAGCAGAGTGCGAGCCTCTGCGACCGAGGCCGGGTGCCGGCCGTATTCCGGGCACAGCGCGGCGACGCGCTTCACGAGAGCGGCGTTCGAGGGAGCGAGCGTTTCGCGGTCGAGCCTGACATTGTCTTCCAGTCCGGTGCGGTGGCCGCCGAGCTCAAGTGACCAGCGGTTGAGCGTGATCTGGTCGCGCCCGATGCCGGCGCCGGTCCAGATCGCGGCAGGCGTCAGGCGCTTGAGCGTCGCGATGGAGAATTCGAGGGAGGCACGATCGACCGGCATCGCGTTCTTCCACGCCGTCCTTCTCCATCGCGGCCGCCTTGAAGATCATCGACAGGTCGAACGCCTCGATCTCGGGTTTGACGGCGTGGCTCAGCATCTCGGCAGCGAGCCAGTCGATGAGCTCGGGGCTGTTCTCGTAGACGCGCGTCGGGAAGTTGCACGATCCCGTCGAGAGCGACGCCATGTCGGGCTTCAGCGGGATCATGCCGCCACGCTCGCGGCCGGCACCCGATCGGCCACCGGTCGAGAACTGCACGATCATGCCGGGGCAGTGCTGGCGCAGCCCCTCGAGGAGGCGCGCGAAGCGCTCCGGATCGGAGGTGGGCGTGCCGTCAGTCTGGGCCTGTGTGGCTAGCCGGCATTCCACAGTCAGCTACGGGACCGGTCCCGCTCTGGCGGCGAAAGCGCTACCTAGACTGCCCGAAACCGGACGCTGCGGACGTCAGGAAGTGGCCAACGTCGGTCGCAACACAGGCTGGCGGTCAATGTCCACGATGGGTCCGATTTCGGCCATCACGCGCCGCGTTCGGTAGGTCCGCTCTCGGGCAAGGAGCCAGAGTCCCCTTCTGGCGCAACACGGCCTTGAGATTTCCCCTAGCAAGCGATGAGCTGCAAGGCCGCAGATTGGGTCCAATGCGGATCAATGGTTCTTCCCCATGGAGCTGTGTCAGATCAGCCCGTCAGCGAGTTTCTCCGACAGCATGATGGTTGGGAGGTTGGTGTTGGCTCGCGGTACGCAGGGCATGATCGAAGCATCAATCACATGCAGCCCCTCGACACCGTGGACGGCGCCGTCGCGTGGCGAGACGACGGCCGCCTCGTCGTCGGCGCGCCCCATTCGGCAAGTGCCGGAGGGATGATAGCCGCCGATGGTGTGCTTGCGGATCATCTCCTCCATCGCATCGTCGTCTTCCAGCGCCGTCGGGATGTCGTCGCCGCTGGCGAAGAGGCGGTCGACCAGCAGCTTGCGCAGCGGTCCCGGTCCTTCGGTCAGAAGGGCAGGCCCCAGCGTGACCAGCCAGTTGCGCAGGTTGACGCCTCCGACGAGCTTGGCCATGGCGCCATGGGTAGCAGCAAAGGGGTTGCTGCAGGCTTGCCGCAACTCGTTCGAGGCATAGAGCGACCACATCCGCCGCACCGCCAGCTTCATCCGTGCCATGTCGCGCGGGTCGGACAGCATCTGGAAGGCTATCTCGGGTCGCCCGGTCGGGTTTTCCGGATTCAGCCGAACCCAGCCGGTAGAATAGGGCTTGTTGATCCAGCTGAAGAGCGAGCCGATGCGCCTGCCGATCGGGTGCCAGGCCGATTTCGAGACGACGACCATGAACATGTCGCCATGCCCGCAGCCCTCGACCTCGGAGGAGTAGCGCCAGGCCGCCTGAACATGACGTCGCGGTGTCCTGCCCAGACGATGCCCACGCCGAATCCATGACGACATCGCCATCGAGGGATGCTCGTTCAGGTTCCGACCCACCCCTGGCAGATGCTGGACAACGGTAACGCCCGCCTCCTTCAGATGTTCGGCATTCCCGATGCCAGCACGCAGAAGCAGCGCCGGGCTTTCGAGCGCCCCGGCCGACAGGATCATCCGGCGCGCCGCGATATGCTCTTCGCCGATCTGGACGCCTGTGACGCGCCGACCGTCCATCAGCAGGCGATCGACCTTGCTGTTGGAACGGATCGTTAGGTTCGGCCTGCGGCGGGTCGCGGCGTCGAGATAGCCCATCGCGGCCGAGCAGCGCGAGCGGCGATCGGTCGTCAGCGACATCGGGAACCAGCCATCCTCGAAGACCGCATTCTGGTCGCCGATATTGCGATAGCCTGCGGCCGTCAGCGCCTGCATCGTCGCGCGGGTAAAGCCGGGCCATTCCTCGGGCATGACCCGGCTGATCGTGATCGGGCCGGACGAGCCGTGCAGCGGCCCGTCATAGTCCATGTCGGTCTCGAGCTTGCGGAAATAGGGCAGAACCCCTTCCCAGCCCCAGCCCTCGGCGCCGAGCGCTGCCCATTCGTCGTAGTCGGCCGGTAGCCCGCGATTGCCGATCTCGCCATTCATGCTGGAGCCACCGCCGATCACGCGCGGCTGGATGTAGGGCTTCACTGGCGAGCGGGCGGGATCATTATGCGAGAGTGGCATCAGCCGGGCACGCAGGTCGCGCCACTGATAGGCGGAGTTGAAGGCGGCACGATAGGGATAGACGTCGCGAATCTCGTCGGGCTCCAGCCCCGGCTGGAAATCAGGTCCGGCCTCGATCAGGAGGACGCGGTTCTTGCCCGACGCCGAGAGCCGGTTGGCCAGCACGCAGCCTGCCGGCCCACCACCGACGATGATTTCGTCGTAGGCCGCGGTCATTTTGCGGCTCCGCCGCCCTTCTTCAGGGTGAATTCCTGATAGGCGGTGCGGTTGGCGAGAATGTAGTCCCAGTCGTACTCGACGCCGAGGCCGGCCCCATCGGGGACCGGCATGCAGCCGTCCTCTCCGATATCTTCCAGCGCATCGCTGTAGCCGGAGCCGAAGACCGGCGGCACGGGATTGGCGACACCGGGAGCGACGAGGGAGAGCTCGTACCAGCTCGAATTCCGCATCGCGGACATGCAATGCCGCTGCGCCGGGCCGGCGGCGTGGATCTCGCAATCGAGGCCGAAAGCCTCGGCGAGGTGCGCGACCTTCATCGTGCCCGTGATGCCCATGTCGTAATCGGGATCGACGCGCATGTAGTCCGTCGCCCGGTCCCGGAGCCAGGCCGCCTTGCTCTCGAGGCCGCGTACATGCTCGGTCAGCATCAGCGGGGTGCGGACGCTCTCCTTGAGTTGCCGGGCCGCGTGGGGGGACCAGCCGGCATCCATGAACGGGTCTTCGTACCAGAGATAGCCGCCCTCATCGCAGGCCTTGCCGACATAGATCGCGTCGGCCAGCGTGTGCAGCTCGCTCGCGGCGTCGTACATCAGCTCCATCCGGTCGCCGACGCGCCTGGCGCAGAGCAGCAGGTTCGCGGCCTCCTCCTTCGGGTCGCCCTCACCCCAGCCATGGATCTTGTAGCCGCGATAGCCGAGCGCGAGGCACTCCTCCGCGAAATCGGCATAGGCCTCGATGCTGTCGAGAATGCCGTCGCGGCCGCCGTTCAGCGTGCTGGCATAGGTCGGAAGCCGCTGGCGGTAGCCGCCCAACAGCCGCCAAACCGGACGATCGACCGCCTTGCCGGCGAGGTCCCACAGCGCGATGTCCAGCGCCGAATGGCCGATCGCCATGTAGTGCCGGTGGGCGCGCTTGAGCTTGTTGTAGATCGCCTCGCGCTCCTCGGCGTCCTCGCCCAGGATCAAGCCGGCGGCAGCCTTGACTTGGCCGACCATGACACCGTTCTTGCCGCTGTGGACGCTGCAATACTCGCCGCGATGCCCGCCGTCGGTCTCGATCCGAACGGCGAAGGCCGTCAGCCGCGACTGCGCGCCCTTCATCACGCTGCGGTTGCCGCTGGCATCCACGCCGAGCCCGTCGACCGTATAGCCGAACTCATGGATCTCGATCCGTGCGATCCGCGCTTCCGGCCGCGAGCCGATCAATCTGTTCATGGCGGTTCCTGACAATTTCGGCTTGCAATGAGCAAAGCTGTCTGACAACATAATTTTAAGCAGACTGATTTGGAGCCGTCAACGGGACAAGACGCCAGATGGACTCGGAGGAAAGCCGCTCCGCGATCGCCTACAGGCAGATCGCCGGCTACATCGACAATGTCGCGGATGGGGCGCGACTGCCGCCCGAGGCGGATTTTGCCGAGATGTTCGGCCTGTCGCGGGCCAGCATCCGCGAGGCTCTGGCGCGGCTGCGGGCCGAGGGCATCGTCCGCTCGCGCAAGGGCTCGGGCACCTATGCGGTGCGCAGCGGCGCGCCCGAAATGGTCAGGCTTTCAGCGATTTCCTCGGTGCGCGAACTGGCCCAGTGGCACGAGGTGCGGCTTGCGCTGGAAAGCGAGGTCGCGGCCCTGGCGGCCGACCGGCGAACCGAGGAGGACTTAGCGCGGCTTGTCGCGGCGCAGGAGGCGCTGCTCGCCAGCCTGCTGACCGGGCGGGGCGAGCGCGAAGACGTCGCCTTCCACGCGGCGCTGGCGGTCTGCGCCCATAATCCGAAGCTGTCTGACGCCTTGGGGCGGCTGACCTCACACATCTTCAGCTGGGGCAATCTTTCAGCGCAGCGCTCCGTGCTGACCATGGCGGAGCGCCGCGAGCTGATCGCGCTAGAGCACGGCGCCATCGTCGCCGCGGTCGCGGCGCGGGACGGGGATCGCGCCCGCGCCGAGATGCGCCGTCATCTTCTGGCTGGCCGCACGCGCGTGCTCAGCGACCTGCAAATGTAAGCAAAAACCGATCGGGGAGGATCCAGTCCATGAAAGCGATGGTCTTTGACAGAAGGTCGGTGCTGCGTGCCGGCGCGGCGGGGCTGGCCTTCGCAAGCCTGCCGAAACAGGCTGGCGCACAGGGCCTTTCGGGCACCGTTCGGGTCTGGACCTTTCTCGGGGCGGATGGGCAATCGCCGCGCGAGGTCGTGCTGCGCGAGATCATCAAGCGCTTCAAGGCAGCGCATCCCAGCGTCGATATCCGGATCGAGTCCCAGCCCTTCCAGGAGCTCGAGGTGAAGTTCGTCGCCGCCTCGGCCCAGAACCGCGCGCCCGATGTGATCTGGATGCGCGACACCTTCCTCGATCTCGTCCAGCAGCGCGGCGCGCTCGCCAATCTCGACGACCTGCTGTCAGCCGATTTCAAGGCGAAGGTGCTTCCCGATCTCTTCCCGGTCTTCGTCGAGAAATCGGTCTTCAACAAGAAGCGCATCTCCCTGCCGCTCTGGCCCAGCCCTGCCCAGGCGATCTTCTACCGCAAGGATGCGCTGTCCGAGCTCGGCCTCGATACCCCGCCGCTCACCTGGGACGCTTTCATCGCCGCCGCCGGCAAGCTGACCAAGGGCGAGCGTCTGGGCTTCGGCCTGCCGACCAACGACAACAGCGTCTCGGCCTTCATCAACATCATGACCGGCTTCGGCCCGACGATCTTCGATGCGGCCACAGGGCAATTCAACGTGACCGGCCCCGAGGCCAAGGAGGCGGCCAATGTTGTCAGACAGCTTGTGGCGAACGGAGCGCTCTCGCCGACGCTGCTGAATGCGATGGGCGACGATATCCAGGACCAGTTCGCCTCCGGCCGCTTCGCGATGGTGCAGGCCTTCGCGCCGCGCTTGCAGCAGTACAAGCAGATCGCCGCCGGCTATAACGGCAAGGACCTGGCGGTGACGGCTTGGCCGGCCTTCGGCACGCGCCCACCAGCGGTGCTGCTCGGCCCCTACTGGACGGTGGGCATCTCCGCCAAATCCGCCAACCTGGCCGCGGCGACCGCCTTCGTCGAGAGCCTGTTCAGCGCGGAGGCGTCGCTGGAATGGGCGAAGACCGCAGGCCTCGTGCCCGATCGGCGCTCCGTGCTGAAAGATCCCTATTTCGCGACGCCGGCGGCGTCCGACATCCACGCCTTTACCGCGCTGCTCTCGGCGCCGGGCGTGCTGACCTTCCCGCAGCGCATGCCCAACATCACCAAGGTCTTCCCGGTGATGAACACGGCCCTGCAGGAGCTGATCGGAACCAAGGAAAGCGTGGACGCCATTCTCGAACGGGCGAAATCCACGCTGGGCTGGTAGCGCACCATGCATGCCATGCCTCTCGCGAAGCCGCGGAGCCTCGACGCCGTCGCGCGCCAGGCCCGGCTGGTGGGCTCGTCGCTGGTGGCGCCGGCCCTCCTGCTGGTCATCGCCATCAACATCCTGCCGGCGCTCTACGGATTCTACCTGAGCCTGCACAAGGTCTTCTTCTTCGGGAACGAGGGCTTCGTCGGCCTCGGCAACTATGTCGAGCTCTTCCGCGATCCATTCGCTTGGCAGGCGATCGGCCGGTCGCTGCTCTTCACCTTCGCGGCACTGGCCGTCGCCGTGCCGCTGGCGCTACTGGCGGCCATGGGCATCCGGCGCCTCGGCCGCTGGGGCAGCGTCCTGCTGACGGTCCTGCTGGTGCCCTGGGCGATGAGCCCGATCGTCGTCGCGCTGTTGTGGAAATGGATCCTGGTGCCGTCGCCCGGCGGACTGGTCGGCGCGGCCTTCAATGCCTTCGGCCTGCCGCCGCGGGACCTCCTGACCGACCCGCTGCTGGCCATGCCGACGCTGATCATCGTGGCGGTCTGGCGCAACTTCGCCTTTGCCACGATCATCCTGATCGGCGGCCTCGGCCAGATCCCGCGCGATCTCTACAAGGCGGCCGCAGTCGACGGACTCGGCTCCTGGGAGAGCTTCCGCAAGATCACGCTGCCGCTGCTCGCGCCCTCGCTGCTGATCGTGATCTCGATGCTGACGATCAGCTATTTCAACGAGGTGCAGCTCATCATCGGCCTGACCGGGGGCGGCCCGATCCGCCAGACCAGCACATTGGCCTATGCGCTCTACCACACCGGCTTCGTCGAGCTCGACCAGGGGCGCGGCAATGCCATCGCGGCCGTGATGTTCCTGATCAATATGGGGCTGATCGCCATCTATATTCGCATCCTGGGCAAGCAGCCGGGAGCTGCCGCATGAAAATCCTGTCGCGCGCCTCGCTTCTCGTCGCCTGCCTGCTGGCCGGCATCGTCGCCCTCGGCCCGATCCTCTGGGCCGCCTCGACCTCG is a window of Bosea sp. F3-2 DNA encoding:
- a CDS encoding CoA-transferase; the encoded protein is MTRNKFMTADQAVGLIKDGDTVALVGGGGGLMEATHTFRAVSRRFLSTGYPRQLTVLHALGIGDKKSEGMNHFAHEGLVKRVIGGHWVWSPKMQEMARDEKIEAYVLPSGCVMQLYREIGGQRPGLFTHVGLGTFVDPRHQGGKMNASAKEDLIEVVNLGGQELLWYKSFPINVAIIRGSFGDADGNISLDQEAANVDVYAAALAAHNSGGIVIAQVRTAVDVNSLPARSVRVPGAIVDVVVVDPDQRMSYDLPYDPLISGERRGPTLLDPPQPLDVRSLIARRAYRELTEGDVINFGVGIGEGVAKMVAERGEVGRYYQTIEHGTYGGSLLVGLLFGFARSASAMIDGPSQFDFYAGGGLDTAFLGFGELDEAGDVNVSKLGGLTVGPGGFMDIAQNAKKVVFCGTFDTKGSKLQVGDGKLTIAQHGHVRKLVGKVEQITYSGRQALKRGHKAVFVTERAVFHLENEGLVLSEVAPGVDIRHDILERMDFMPLIPRDPKLMDSAIFTD
- a CDS encoding aldo/keto reductase, with the protein product MDYRNLGRTGLKVSRIALGCMSYGDPTRGNHNWVMGEEEGRPFIRKALEAGINFFDTANVYSDGASEEVLGRAIRDFTPRDAVVIATKVYGRMRPDANGQGLSRKAIFAEIDASLKRLGTDYVDLYQTHRWDYETPIEETLEALSDVVKAGKARYIGASSMHAWQFMKALGLQRQHGWERFVSMQNHLNLLYREEEREMLPLCRSEGIGVVPWSPLARGRLTRPWQDEPATARAAADEVGKGFYDKTKSADRAVVERVGDIAEQRGLPRAQIALAWLLQKEGVTAPLVGATKLAQLEDALAALTLKLSDAEVHALEEPYVAHEVSGFV
- a CDS encoding GMC family oxidoreductase N-terminal domain-containing protein, which gives rise to MTAAYDEIIVGGGPAGCVLANRLSASGKNRVLLIEAGPDFQPGLEPDEIRDVYPYRAAFNSAYQWRDLRARLMPLSHNDPARSPVKPYIQPRVIGGGSSMNGEIGNRGLPADYDEWAALGAEGWGWEGVLPYFRKLETDMDYDGPLHGSSGPITISRVMPEEWPGFTRATMQALTAAGYRNIGDQNAVFEDGWFPMSLTTDRRSRCSAAMGYLDAATRRRPNLTIRSNSKVDRLLMDGRRVTGVQIGEEHIAARRMILSAGALESPALLLRAGIGNAEHLKEAGVTVVQHLPGVGRNLNEHPSMAMSSWIRRGHRLGRTPRRHVQAAWRYSSEVEGCGHGDMFMVVVSKSAWHPIGRRIGSLFSWINKPYSTGWVRLNPENPTGRPEIAFQMLSDPRDMARMKLAVRRMWSLYASNELRQACSNPFAATHGAMAKLVGGVNLRNWLVTLGPALLTEGPGPLRKLLVDRLFASGDDIPTALEDDDAMEEMIRKHTIGGYHPSGTCRMGRADDEAAVVSPRDGAVHGVEGLHVIDASIMPCVPRANTNLPTIMLSEKLADGLI
- a CDS encoding enolase C-terminal domain-like protein, translated to MNRLIGSRPEARIARIEIHEFGYTVDGLGVDASGNRSVMKGAQSRLTAFAVRIETDGGHRGEYCSVHSGKNGVMVGQVKAAAGLILGEDAEEREAIYNKLKRAHRHYMAIGHSALDIALWDLAGKAVDRPVWRLLGGYRQRLPTYASTLNGGRDGILDSIEAYADFAEECLALGYRGYKIHGWGEGDPKEEAANLLLCARRVGDRMELMYDAASELHTLADAIYVGKACDEGGYLWYEDPFMDAGWSPHAARQLKESVRTPLMLTEHVRGLESKAAWLRDRATDYMRVDPDYDMGITGTMKVAHLAEAFGLDCEIHAAGPAQRHCMSAMRNSSWYELSLVAPGVANPVPPVFGSGYSDALEDIGEDGCMPVPDGAGLGVEYDWDYILANRTAYQEFTLKKGGGAAK
- a CDS encoding FCD domain-containing protein, whose product is MDSEESRSAIAYRQIAGYIDNVADGARLPPEADFAEMFGLSRASIREALARLRAEGIVRSRKGSGTYAVRSGAPEMVRLSAISSVRELAQWHEVRLALESEVAALAADRRTEEDLARLVAAQEALLASLLTGRGEREDVAFHAALAVCAHNPKLSDALGRLTSHIFSWGNLSAQRSVLTMAERRELIALEHGAIVAAVAARDGDRARAEMRRHLLAGRTRVLSDLQM
- a CDS encoding sugar ABC transporter substrate-binding protein; the encoded protein is MKAMVFDRRSVLRAGAAGLAFASLPKQAGAQGLSGTVRVWTFLGADGQSPREVVLREIIKRFKAAHPSVDIRIESQPFQELEVKFVAASAQNRAPDVIWMRDTFLDLVQQRGALANLDDLLSADFKAKVLPDLFPVFVEKSVFNKKRISLPLWPSPAQAIFYRKDALSELGLDTPPLTWDAFIAAAGKLTKGERLGFGLPTNDNSVSAFINIMTGFGPTIFDAATGQFNVTGPEAKEAANVVRQLVANGALSPTLLNAMGDDIQDQFASGRFAMVQAFAPRLQQYKQIAAGYNGKDLAVTAWPAFGTRPPAVLLGPYWTVGISAKSANLAAATAFVESLFSAEASLEWAKTAGLVPDRRSVLKDPYFATPAASDIHAFTALLSAPGVLTFPQRMPNITKVFPVMNTALQELIGTKESVDAILERAKSTLGW
- a CDS encoding sugar ABC transporter permease; protein product: MPLAKPRSLDAVARQARLVGSSLVAPALLLVIAINILPALYGFYLSLHKVFFFGNEGFVGLGNYVELFRDPFAWQAIGRSLLFTFAALAVAVPLALLAAMGIRRLGRWGSVLLTVLLVPWAMSPIVVALLWKWILVPSPGGLVGAAFNAFGLPPRDLLTDPLLAMPTLIIVAVWRNFAFATIILIGGLGQIPRDLYKAAAVDGLGSWESFRKITLPLLAPSLLIVISMLTISYFNEVQLIIGLTGGGPIRQTSTLAYALYHTGFVELDQGRGNAIAAVMFLINMGLIAIYIRILGKQPGAAA